The following nucleotide sequence is from Pseudomonas sessilinigenes.
GCGCATTGCCACATTCGCTACACATCAACCGACCCAAACGGCTCTGGGCCACCACCACCCCTTCCCGGGCCGGCTGCTTGAGCAAACGTCCGGCGAAGTGCTTGACGCTCGAGCTATGCCCAAGGCGAGGACTATCCAACAACCACAGGGCGACACGCAGGGAGAAACGCTTGGGTTCGGTAACACTTGCAGGGGTAGCGGTAACAGAAGGTGATACTGAGCGAAACTTCATAAAGCACTGTGGGGCAGATCGAAAGGCGCGCCACTCTACTCCTTTTTTCGCCAGGGTAAAGTCAAAAAGAGCCAGCACGCCCGTCCTAGAGCAAGTGCTTGGGACAATCCACAGAAGCTGTGGATAACTCAGTGGACAACCCCTCCACAACCCTCGCGAAGCCCCATGAGACGGGCCTTCCAGTCAAACTGACGATTTTTTCACCAGTAAAAAAAAGCGATGTTTATCATTGACTTAAATTCTCGAGACAGGCTATAGGCCATGCTTCGAAGAAGGTGACAACAGGGTGACACGCTGCGCAACAAGTGTGCACAACCGCACCGCAATTAGCGTCGGTAACGCACCGTTTTCGTACACGCCAGAGCCAGTAGGGTTACACTTTCGCGCTAGACCTTGGGGGAATTTTCCTAATGCGCTTGCATTGTTTCCCTCAACTCAATAGAATGGCCGCCGTTAGTACCAAGCTGAAAGTCAATTCTGGTCGAACAAGTCCCCCGGTAGCGCTCCAAAACGAGCAGCAACCGAACCTCAAGGACCGACCATCTCGCTGGTTTCCAGGCAGATTCGCACCTAACCAGGCCCAGAAATAAAACCCAAGGCCAAGCGCGAAACACCTGCTCTGACCGAACCAACCTGCAAATTGATCAGGATCTCCACCCTGGGCCCAGAACCTTAGCCCTTGTTGTGCTGCCTGACCTCCTAAGTACCTACCTGCCAGCCTTAGCGCAACTGTAATCAAAGCGCTGCAAACTGGCTGCTTTGTTCCAGACAGGTTCTTCGCTCGACCCTTGGCGGTCGGCGTTACTGGAACGTTTTAACGTTGCACGGTTCTATAACCGTGTCATTTGTAGGAACACCTAATAATATGTCTATTCAAATCCAGACTCAGGATGCCATTCGCACCCTAACCCACGCTTTTGCACCATTGAACTGCCTGATCATGGCAACCCGCAAAGGCGGCTTTAGTTTTACCCTGGTCAACGAACACGGCATCGCTCGCCACAGCGAACGCCTGTACCCCGACCAGTACTCCAGCGCCGAGCCACTGCAAGCAGTGATCGAACGCACCCGCCAGGCCCTGGTCGCCTGATCCGGCAGTACGCCGAAACCCAAAAGCCCCGCCCTGCTGCGGGGTTTTTTATTGCCTGTGATTTATCGGTCGGCTGCAGCGATCAAAGTACTAATCGGCATAAGGCATATAACAAGAGAACGGAAATATTTTAAAAACAGTCCTTTACAGCACAGATATGACACTACACTTCAACTCAAGCGGCCCGATCCGCTTCCGGCAAACCTGATCCCCTTCATTCGCTGCCAAGCACCTTCAGGTTTCGCCGGCCAATTCAATTCTCGAGGGCCTTATGGGTATCGCCGCCAGCGAGTTGTGCCGCTATGTCATTCGCCCAACGCTGATGTACCTGGGTAGCCATAGCAAGACCGCTGAAGCCCTGTTATTGGGCATCGCCGCCAGCCAGTCCGCGCTGGGCTCGGCCCTGCACGATCGTCGCGGCCATGGCCTGTATCGCATCACCGAACCCCGCCACCGCGCCCTCTGGGACCACTACCTGGCACTGGACCCGGAACGCGCCAGCCTGGTTCGCGGGCTGGCCAGCCAGCATGCATTTCTCAGTGGCCCTCACCTGGAACTGACCGTGAACCTGCGCTATGCCACGGCCATTGCCTGGCTGCTGGTGGAAGAACAACACACCCCGCTTCCCGCTGCCGACGACCTGCTCGGCATGGCCCGTATCTGGAGAAAGACTTTTCAACCACAAGGACGCCTCAGAGATTTCGCCTACGCCTGGCAAACCTGCATTTCGCCACTGAATCAGGTCGCCTGCTGACAACCACTTTTACAAGATCAGAGAAAAAGCCTGATTTTGGTCGGATTGTCCTACAAAACCGCTCTAAATCAACTATTGCAGCCTATAGCGCCGAGACAGAAATATTGGTAGTTTTCGCCTCGGTGATCATCAGGAGTTCTAATAATGAAAAAAGTAATGCTCAAATCCACCATTGGCCTCGCCGTTGCGGTGGCATCCAGCCAGATCTTCGCAAGCGGCTTCGCCCTTAACGAACAAAGCATCAGCGGCATGGGTACCGGCTTCGCTGGCCGCTCTTCCGCTGCCGAAGATGCAAGCACCCTCTATGGCAACCCTGCCGGCATGTCCCTGCTCAAGCGCGACCAAGTAACCGTGGGCGTAGCGGCAATCGATGCCAAGACCAATATCAAGAACGTGAAAGGTGGCCCACCTGGCGGCACCAGCGATGGCGACATGGTGCCATTCACCAGCGTTCCCATGGGCTTCTACGTCAAGCAGTTGGGCGACGGCTGGGCGGTCGGCCTGGGTGCCTACGCTCCTTTCGGCCTGGTTACCAACTACGAATCTACCTCTGCCAGCCGCTACTATGGCGACAAGAGCGTAGTCAAAGTCGTGACCCTGCAGCCGACCATCAGCTATGCCTTCAACGACATGGTATCCATCGGTTTCGGCCCAACGATCAACCGCCTGAGCGGTGAGCTGACTTCAGCTACTCCATTCCCAAATCCGGCATCCTTTGGCCGTAATGATGGCAGCGTGAAGATCAAGGGTGATGACACCGCCATTGGCTACAACATCGGCATCATCGTTCAACCCACCGACACCACTCGCCTCGGCCTGACCTACCATTCCAAGGTCAAGTACGAGCTCGACGGCCATACCAATATCGCTGGCCCAGGCTTCGGTCCTTTCAATGGCAACCGCTACAAGGCCTCCCTGGATATCACTACTCCAGAAATCGTCGACTTCTCGATCACCCAGAAGCTGGACGACCAATGGACCGTCTACGCAGGTAGCACCTGGACCCGCTGGAGCCGCCTGAAAGACATCACCGTCAACAACGAAGGTGTTCCTGCGTTGCTGGGTGGCGCTCGTGGCCCAGTCGGCACTATTACCGAGCCACAGAACTGGCATGACACCTGGGCCTCGGCCATCGGTGTCTCCTACAAGCTGAACAAAGAGTGGGTACTGCGCAGCGGCCTGTCGGTCGACCAGGCACCAACCAACAACACCGATCGCTCCGTACGCATCCCGACAGGCGATCGTAAGGCCATCAGCTTCGGTGCCGGGTACAGCCCAACCGACGACCTGACCTTCGACGTGGCCGTGTCCTACCTGAAAGAAGAAGACGTCAATGTCAACCGCACCGGTAAGGGCAACGCTTACAGCGCCACTTACCAGAACAGCGCCTGGGGCTATGGCCTGGGTGCCACCTACAAGTTCTAAACCGTTGTAGGCGCTTCCTGGTTTGACAAAAAACCCCGCAAATGCGGGGTTTTTTCATGGTCAGGCAGGACCGTCAGGACCCCGACGCCAGCACCTTCTCCACGGCCTCGATGAACTCCGGGTTATCCGGCTTGGTCAGGCTGGAGAAATTGGCAATCACCCTGCCCTGGCGGTCCACCACGTACTTGTAGAAGTTCCACTTCGGCGTACTACTCTGCTCGGCCAGCGCCTTGAACAGGTGCACCGCATCTGCGCCCCTGACCTTCTGCGGCTCGGTCATGGTGAACGTCACACCATAGTTGACATAGCAAACCTTGGCGGTCTGCGCACCATCCTTGGCTTCCTGCTTGAAGTCATTGGACGGTACTCCCAGCACTTCCAGCCCTTGGTCCTTGTATCGCTGGTACAAGGCCTCAAGGCCCTTGAACTGCGGGGCGAAGCCGCAAAAGCTTGCCGTGTTGACCACCACCAGCGGCTTGCCGGCAAAGCGCTGGCACAGCTCGATGGACTCCTTGGCGTGCAGCTTGGGCAACGAACCCTGCAGCAGTGCAGGGCAATCAGCGGCCCAGGTCGAACCGACGAGAGTCACGAGCAAAGCTGGAACAGCAAACCAGCGCATGGCCATATCCGGTGTCCTTGAGTAAGCGCAAGGCACTGAAGTTACTCGCCCCTGCACACGCCTAGCAAGCGCCCATGCCCAACTGCATCAACGCCAACCCACCGCGGTGCCAACCCCACCAGGCCAGCAACAGCAGGATGGTCCCCACTCCCAGACCGATGCCCCAAGCGAGCCAGGGCCTCATGCGGCGCTGGCCTGCAAGCGCGCCACGGGACGCTCACGCACCGGCCAATTGAGGGCAGCAGCCAACAGGCTGAGCAAGACCGCCACCTGCCAGATCAGGTCGTAGCTGCCTGTGCGGTCATACACCACGCCTCCCAGCCAGCCCCCCAGGAAAGAACCCAATTGGTGGAACAGGAACACGATACCGCCAAGCATCGACAGGTTCCTGACCCCAAACAAGGTGGCCACCGTCCCGTTGGTCAAGGGCACGGTCGATAGCCAGAGAAACCCCATGGCCATGCCGAACAGGTAGGCACTGGTCTGGGTCACCGGCAGCCACAGGAACAACACGATCACCACCGCCCGCAGCAGATAGAGGGCCGTGAGCAGACGCGGCTTGGAAATCCGCCCCCCGAGCCAACCTGCGGTATAGGTCCCGAAGATGTTGAACAGGCCGATCAAGGCCAGCACCGTAGTACCTACCGTCGCTGGCAGGTGCTGGTCCACCAGGTAGGCCGGAAGATGCACACCGATAAACACCACCTGGAAGCCGCAGACGAAAAAGCCGAACGCCAGCAACCAGAACCCGGAATGAGAGCACGCCTCGCGCAGGGCTTCTGCCAAGGTTTGCTCGTGCCCTAGCACCGGTAGCGGTTTGTCCTTGAGCATGCTCACCAAGGGCACGATCAACGCAACCAGCAAGCCCAGCACCAACAATGCACTGGACCAGCCCAGCCAGCCGATCAGGCCGAGGGTTCCGGGCAACATGGCGAACTGTCCGAAAGAGCCTGCGGCACTGGCGAGCCCCATGCCCATGCTGCGCTTCTCTGGCGGCAACGCCCGACCAACCACACCAAGAATCACCGAGAACGACGTACCGGACAGGCCGATGCCGATCAACAACCCGGCACTCAGGGACAGCGACAGGGGGGAATCCGCCAACCCCATGAACAGCAACCCAACGGCATACAGCACACCACCGATGAGCACCACCTTCGCCGCCCCGAAACGGTCGGCCAGCGCCCCGGTGAAAGGCTGGGCCAGGCCCCAGATCAGGTTCTGCAAGGCGATGGCAAACGCGAAGACCTCACGCCCCCAGCCGAATTGCGCACTCATGGGTGGCAGGAACAGGCCGAAGCCATGCCTGATACCCAGCGATAAAGCCAGAATCAGTGCACTGCCAAGAAGTACCCAACTGCTGGTACGCCACGTCGATGACATTTTTATTCTCCGTTACGGGTAGCTACCCGCTTATATTCGAACGAACCCTCATCAAGCCAGTTCGTTCAGCAAGGCCAACAGGGTTTCACGCTTCTGCGCCCCCAGGCGATCGATCAGTCGCTGCTGGGCAGCCTCCCAGGCCGGCAGGGCCGCGGCCAGCCGCTCACGCCCGGCCTCGGTGAGTTGCACCAGGCGGTTGCGTTGGTCGTCACCCTCCATCAAGCGCACCAAGCCAGCAGCCTCCAGGACCCGCACGTTGCGCCCTAGCGTACTGCGATCCAGCCCCATGGCTTCAGCCAGGCTGGAAATGCTTGGCTGGTCCAGGCGCAGCAGATTATTCAGCAAGGAATACTGGGCGACGTTGATCCCGAAGCCATCGAGGGCTCCGTCATAGAACCTGCTGACGCCACGGGCGGCGCGCCGCAGGTTGGTGCACAAACATTGAGAGGGAAGCATGATGCGTGTATATACCCGCGACTGATCCAAGGCAATAATTTTCAATAAAAATACCGCAGCGCACTGTGGTTCAAAACAGAGCCACGCTCAGCAAAACCACCATTTCCAACAGCTCCAGCAAGGCCCCGGCGGTATCTCCAGTAGTCCCCCCAAGCCGCCGCAGCATCAGATGGCGCAACCAGCAGAAGGCAGCGAAAGCCATGAGCAGGGCCCACAGCCCGCTATAACCCCCTAGCAGCAGGCAGGCCAGCACGCTCAAGCCCATCACCTGCCGCCCAGCCAAACGCGGCAAATGATCAGCCAGGGCCTGCCCCAGGCCACCGGCACGCACATAAGGCGTGCATAAGAACAGCCCAAGCAAGGCGCTACGCCCGATCAGCGGTGCCAGCAGCAGGGCAAAGCCCTGCTGCCGTTCGATCAGGACCACCAGGGCAGTGAACTTGAGCAACAGCACCAGTACCAGGGTCACTACGGCAATCGGCCCGCTGCGAGGGTCCTTCATGATGCTCAGGGTACGCTCGCGATCACCAAAACCACCCAGCCAGGCATCGGCACTGTCCGCCAACCCATCCAGATGCAAGCCACCACTGAGCAAGACCCAGGCCGCCAGGAGCAGGGCCGCCTGCAGCAATACCGGGACTCCACCGAGCAAGGCACTCAACGCCCATAGCAAGACCCCGAAGAGCAACCCCACCAGCGGATAGCACAACAGGGAGCGCCCCAGCTCCTTAGGCTGCGGCATGCCTGGCAGGCGGATCGGCAGGC
It contains:
- a CDS encoding OmpP1/FadL family transporter, with translation MKKVMLKSTIGLAVAVASSQIFASGFALNEQSISGMGTGFAGRSSAAEDASTLYGNPAGMSLLKRDQVTVGVAAIDAKTNIKNVKGGPPGGTSDGDMVPFTSVPMGFYVKQLGDGWAVGLGAYAPFGLVTNYESTSASRYYGDKSVVKVVTLQPTISYAFNDMVSIGFGPTINRLSGELTSATPFPNPASFGRNDGSVKIKGDDTAIGYNIGIIVQPTDTTRLGLTYHSKVKYELDGHTNIAGPGFGPFNGNRYKASLDITTPEIVDFSITQKLDDQWTVYAGSTWTRWSRLKDITVNNEGVPALLGGARGPVGTITEPQNWHDTWASAIGVSYKLNKEWVLRSGLSVDQAPTNNTDRSVRIPTGDRKAISFGAGYSPTDDLTFDVAVSYLKEEDVNVNRTGKGNAYSATYQNSAWGYGLGATYKF
- a CDS encoding glutathione peroxidase, with translation MAMRWFAVPALLVTLVGSTWAADCPALLQGSLPKLHAKESIELCQRFAGKPLVVVNTASFCGFAPQFKGLEALYQRYKDQGLEVLGVPSNDFKQEAKDGAQTAKVCYVNYGVTFTMTEPQKVRGADAVHLFKALAEQSSTPKWNFYKYVVDRQGRVIANFSSLTKPDNPEFIEAVEKVLASGS
- a CDS encoding DUF4307 domain-containing protein — protein: MRPWLAWGIGLGVGTILLLLAWWGWHRGGLALMQLGMGAC
- a CDS encoding MFS transporter, whose translation is MSSTWRTSSWVLLGSALILALSLGIRHGFGLFLPPMSAQFGWGREVFAFAIALQNLIWGLAQPFTGALADRFGAAKVVLIGGVLYAVGLLFMGLADSPLSLSLSAGLLIGIGLSGTSFSVILGVVGRALPPEKRSMGMGLASAAGSFGQFAMLPGTLGLIGWLGWSSALLVLGLLVALIVPLVSMLKDKPLPVLGHEQTLAEALREACSHSGFWLLAFGFFVCGFQVVFIGVHLPAYLVDQHLPATVGTTVLALIGLFNIFGTYTAGWLGGRISKPRLLTALYLLRAVVIVLFLWLPVTQTSAYLFGMAMGFLWLSTVPLTNGTVATLFGVRNLSMLGGIVFLFHQLGSFLGGWLGGVVYDRTGSYDLIWQVAVLLSLLAAALNWPVRERPVARLQASAA
- a CDS encoding MarR family winged helix-turn-helix transcriptional regulator, which gives rise to MLPSQCLCTNLRRAARGVSRFYDGALDGFGINVAQYSLLNNLLRLDQPSISSLAEAMGLDRSTLGRNVRVLEAAGLVRLMEGDDQRNRLVQLTEAGRERLAAALPAWEAAQQRLIDRLGAQKRETLLALLNELA
- a CDS encoding adenosylcobinamide-GDP ribazoletransferase; the protein is MLPFWIALQFLSSLPIRLPGMPQPKELGRSLLCYPLVGLLFGVLLWALSALLGGVPVLLQAALLLAAWVLLSGGLHLDGLADSADAWLGGFGDRERTLSIMKDPRSGPIAVVTLVLVLLLKFTALVVLIERQQGFALLLAPLIGRSALLGLFLCTPYVRAGGLGQALADHLPRLAGRQVMGLSVLACLLLGGYSGLWALLMAFAAFCWLRHLMLRRLGGTTGDTAGALLELLEMVVLLSVALF